The Sulfurihydrogenibium sp. DNA segment ATTCCTCATCCTCTACTCTTATGATTACCGGAATTTCTACGCTGTATTTGTTAGACACGATTTCTTTAATAGCAAGCTGTATGTTGTTTTCTGATGCTGTATGGGTTAAAATCACAAGCGGAACTACTTTTTCTTTTGTTTCTTTTTGAAGTTTTAAAACTTTTTCTTTTTGAATGACTGCTGCAATGCTGATGTTGTACTTTGCAAACACTGATGCAATCTTTGCAAGGATGCCTGTAATGTCCGGAACTGTAAATCTTATGTAATATCTTGTGTAAAAATCTTTCACTTTTGTAAGGGTTAAATCTTTATGCTTCCAATCCATAGATGTGATTTCTAAATCTCTTCCTAAGTTGTTGGCAATAGATTTTCCGATGCATACAATATCACTGATTACTGCGCTTGCCGTTGGCAGTCCGCCTGCCCCTCTTCCATAAAACATAGTTTCGCCAACGTTATTACCTTCTACCATCACAGCATTAAATACTCCGTCAACCTTAGAAAGTGGATGCCAAGATGGTAAGAATGTAGGATTTACTCTTATTTCTACCTCTTCTCCATGAGATTTTGCAATGGCAAGAAGTTTTAGAGTGTATCCAAGCTCCCTTCCAAGTTCTATATCTAATGTATCTATTTTGTCTATTCCTTCTACGTAAACTTGTGAAAAATCAACAAACCCGCCAAAGGATAAAGAAGCAAGGATGGATATTTTATGTGCTGCATCTGTTCCGTTTATGTCAAGGGTTGGGTCTGCTTCTGCATAGCCTTTTTCTTGCGCTTCTTTTAATGCCTGCTCAAAGCTTTTTCCTTCTGTATACATAGATGTAAGTATATAGTTAGTTGTTCCGTTTAGTATTCCGTAGATTTTGTTTATATCATTTGCAACCAATCCTTCTCTCAGTGCTTTTATTATCGGAATTCCACCGGCAACCGCCGCCTCAAAGCCAACTCTAACATCATACTTTTGTGCAAGACTAAATATATCTTTGCCTTTTTCTGCAAGCAGTGCTTTATTTGCAGTTACGATGTTTTTTCTGTTTTTTATTGCCTGTGTGATAAGTTGGTATGGAAACTCTATTCCACCTGCCACTTCAACGACAATATCTATATCTTTATCGTTAATTATCTCATCAACTGTTTTAGCTTTTTTACTGTCATCTATTGGATATAATAATTTTCTATTCCAATTTCTTGTATAGACTTTTTTAACGTTTATATCTAAATCTGATTTTTGAGTGATGATTTCTCTGTCTTTATCTAAGATTTTAACAACGCTACTGCCAACTACACCATATCCAACAATCCCGATATTTATCTTTTTCAACGACTAACCTCGTGTTTTTTGGTTTAAAAAATATATTATCATACTTTAAAAATCCATCTGGATAATTTTATTTAAATTTATGCTAAGGGTGCTTGAAAAAATCCGCACTGTCATTTTGAAACCGACGAAGAATCCTGACCTCAAAGATGTCATTCTGACCGAAGCGAAGAATCTTCTCTTTTTACTGAATTTCTCACTCGACGTATTTCTTGTTCTAAAAGTTCTTCTTTTTAATTATCTTTCGAAAACTTCTATACATTCTAAAGAATCGTCGTTAAACTCTTATTCAAGTAAAAGAATAAAGAGATGATTAAAATTTTATCCTCTAATGCTAATACTCATCATCCATCCTTTAAAATCTTGTTATGTTAGAATATTCCCGATTGTTTCCTTTTAAGGAATATAAACTAAATTTATACATACCTACATCACAAGGAGGGAGACTCAATGAAAGGCTATTGGATGCCAGTATTACATTCCCACTTGCCATTTGTAAAACACCCAGAATATGAATACTTTCTTGAAGAGCATTGGCTTTTTGAAGCTATAACAGAAACATACATACCGCTTTTGATGAGATTTAAGAAGCTTGAAGAAGAAGGCGTAGATTTTAGAATAACAACCTCTATCACTCCACCTTTAGCATATATGCTATCAGACCGGCTGCTGATTGAAAAGTACAAAAAATATCTTGACAAAATGCTATCCCTTACAGAAAAAGAAATCAAGAGAACAAGAGCAAGTGAAACGTTTAACAAGCTGGCAAATTTTTATAACAAGCTGTTTACTGATATTAAAGATTTTTTTTACGGATTTTTAAATCAAAATGTTTTAAACGGTTATAGATATTTTGAAGAAAAAGGATACATAGAAATAATTACTTGCAATGCAACCCATGGATTTTTACCTTTACTTCAACCAGAAATTCAATCTGTAGAGAGACAAATTGAGCTTGCAGTCAAAACTCACGAAAAATTTTTCGGTAAAAAACCAAAAGGCATTTGGCTTGCAGAATGTGCATATTACGATGGACTTGATAGCATATTAGCTAAGCATGGAATAGAGTATTTCTTTTTAGATTCTCATGGATTGATTTTTGGAAAGCCAACTCCAAGATACGGCGTTTTTGCACCTGTATACACACCATCAAAAGTGGCAGCATTTGGAAGGGACCCAGAGTCTTCAAAACAAGTATGGAGTGCAAAGGAAGGATACCCAGGAGACCCTAACTACAGAGACTTTTATAGAGATATAGGTTTTGACCTTGAATTTGATTATATCAAAGACTATATAAGTCCAGATGGAATTAGAGTTTATACAGGAATAAAATATTACAGAGTAACGGGAGATGTTGACCTTGCCCACAAACAGCCATACGACCCGGATAAAGCAAAAGAGATGACAAAGGTTCATGCTGGACATTTTCACATATCAAGAGAGAAACAAATGGAACATCTTGGTAAATTTATGGATAGACTGCCGTTAATAGTTTCTCCTTACGATGCAGAACTGTTTGGTCATTGGTGGTTTGAAGGACCAGAATTTTTATATAACCTTTTTAAAGAAATCGACAAACATAAACAATTTAAAGCAATTACACCATCTGAATATCTAAATATATATCCAGAAAACCAAGTAATTAGACCATCTCCATCATCTTGGGGTGATAAAGGATACTATGAAGTATGGATAAATCCAAAAAATCACTGGGTTTATAGATATTTACATCAAATGGAAAGAGATTTAGAAAGCTTAAAATCTAAATATAACAATCAAAGAGTCTTAAAACAGTTAGAAGTTCAGCTAATGTTGGCTCAAAGTAGCGATTGGACATTTTTAATAACAACAGAAACAGCTCAGCAATATGCAACAAATAGATTAAAAGAACATATAAGCCATTTTTACACATTGAAAGAACAGTTAGAGATGGGTAAAATAGATAAAGAGTATTTAGAATTTTTAGAGTATAAATACAGTATTTTTGGGTAAGGAATTAGGGACTTTATAAAATTTAGGAAGGAGATCCGTCGGGCTAAAGTTCTTAGGATGACGGATAAGGGTAAACTTGTAAAAATTTTTGAACACTCTCCAGGATGACAGAGAGGGTTCTATTGATGTCATTCTGAGCGAAGCGAAGAATCTCATACTCTTACTTAATTTCCCGCCCGACGTATCTTAAAACCTTATTCTCTCCATTTTATAGAGCAACCCATTGATGGATACTGAACCGGGTTTATTGGTTTTCCTTCTGCTAAGTTTGTAATCGCTTCTTTTAATTCTTCTTTTGTAACTTTTGATTCATCTTGCCAATTATCATCAATTCTTCCATGATATACAAGTTTATGGTCTTTATCAAATAGATAAATATCCGGTGTACACTGTGCTTTAAAAGCTTTTGCTACTTGTTGAGTTTCGTCTATTAGATAAGGAAATGGAATTCCCCATTCTTCTATCTTTTCTATCATTTTCTCCGGCGCATCTTCTGGATAGTTTGGATGTATATTTGGATTTATTGCAACTGTATTTATACCAAGCTCTTTTGCGTATTTAGACAATCTTATCAATCTTGGCCATACAGCAATAGCATAAGGGCAGTGATTACAAGTAAAGACTACTAATAACCCTTTTTCACCATACAGGTCATCACTTTTATAAACATTACCGAAAGGGTCTTTTAGTTCAAAATCTGGCATTCTTGTTCCAAGTGGTATATCAACCGAATACATTAAAGCCATACCGTTAACCTCCTTTGAAAAATTCTATTAACTCATTTAGTTTTTTAACTTCTATTTGACCAGGTGCGAAAGATTGTCCTATATATGTATATGTTATCAAACTTCCAAAGATAAATCCAGCCACTCTTGTAATTTTGCCAATCTCACCCATTGATATAGCAACAATATTTTTATCTTTATTTTTGTTAGTGATGCACATAACCCTTGCCACATCTTCAAAGGTATTGGCTTTAAAGGCATATTTTACTATATCTGCTCCCTGGATTTTACAATCGTCAATTAATTTTTGGATTTCATCTTCTGACGGTGTTTTTTCAAAATCATGATAAGACATTAAAAGTAATTTACCTTTATTTTTGGTAATTTCTTTAACTTTTTCTTTTATGCTTGTTGATGTGTACTCTATATCTATAATATCAGCAAATTCAGAAATAGCATTGAAAATTTCCAATCTTTCAGGGTCTGATATATCTGAACCACCTTCCAACTTACTCCTCACAGTTGCAATGGTATAAAAATTATAAGACTTAACTTTGTTAGCTACTTCTTTTATGTGATTTAATTCTTTGTTTTCAAATTGATCTATACGAAGTTCGATAATATCGATATTGTTTAGTTTTGCATTGTTTAATGTGATTTCTAAATCTTTGTCTGTTATAGGTAGTGCAATCATTGGTGTTTTTTTAAACATTCTTTTCCTCCCATGGTTCGTATTCTATAATCTGGTTAAAAGTATACGGACATTTTTCTGGAAAATATTTTTCTGTAGGTTTTCTTCCGAAATATTTATCTGTTAAGTGTTTATTTTCTGGATATTTAAACCAGTTAATCAATCTTCTAACTGCACTTTTCCAAGCCAATTCAATTTCTTCTTTTGCTTTATTCTTTAATGAAGGGCTTTCTTCAAATAAGTCATAAATCTGATTTCTTGATGAAAGAATACTTCTAACCCAGCTGTTTCTCATCGTTTCGTTTTCTCTAAAATGCTCATATTTATAAAGATGTTCTAAAATTACAGCCATAAAACTAATTACACTTCTAAGTTCGCTTCTTCCCATACTCTCAAGCTCCTCTATCACATTGTCCCAATCTACCAAATCAAACTCTTTGTTTTTGAGAAGGTTTACATTTTCCAAAACCCACTTGTAGAAATCTTTCTCATATAATGATTTTAGCTCTTCTTTACTGATAATTTTCATAATCATTCTTACTCCTCCTTGTTCTTTTTCCAAGGTTCGTATTCTAAAATCTGCCAGAAAGTGTATGGACATTTTTCCGGAAAATCTATAACCGTTGGTTCTCTTCCAAAATATTTGTTTGCTAAATGTGTATTTTCTGGTTTTTTGAACCAAGATATTAAGTCTATTACTGCATATTTCCAAGCAGTTTCTAATTCATTGGGTGCTTTATGTTTAAGAGATGGTATTTCTATGAATAGTTTTTCCAACTTAGCTCTTGAATTAATAATACTTCTAATCCAGCCATTTCCCATATTTTCATTTTCTCTAAAATTCTCCCATTTATAAAGATGCTCTAAGATAGTAGCCATAAAACTAATTACACTTTCTAAATGTCTCCTGCCCATATCTTCTATCTCCTCTAAAAGATTTTCCCAATCCACTTCATCAAACTGTTTCTCTTTAAGAAGTCTTAAATTTTTTTCAACCCACAAAACAAAGTCTTTCTCATATAATGATTTTAGCTCTTCTTTACTGACAGTTTTTGTAGCCATGGCAACACCTCTTTAAAAGTTTGCTATTGTGATAAAATATATACCTTCAAAATTTTAGCACAAAATAAATAACCGTTGAAAAACGCAGGAGAAATAATGTTTAGAGTCGCAATAGTAGGAAGACCGAACGTCGGCAAATCTTCATTGTTTAATAGAATCATAGGACAAAGAAAAGCTATTGTGGAGGATATACCCGGTGTAACCAGAGATAGAATTGTATCTACAGCAGAATGGAGGGGTGTAAAATTCGAAGTGGTGGATACTGGCGGGTATATCACTGGTGATGAAGATAAATTCGCTCCATACATAAGAAAACAAGTTGAAAAAGAGCTTGAATTGTCAGATTTGTTTATTTTTGTTGTTGATGGAAAGCAAGGATTAACCCCACTTGATAAAGAGATTGCAAACATTCTTCACAGAACTGAAAAACCTGTCATTATAGCAGTCAATAAAATTGACGACCCGGAGAAAGAAAAATTAGCGTATGAATTTTATGAACTTGGATTTGAGAATATTATTCCCATATCTACCATTCAAAAACTTGGTTTAGCAGAGTTGTTGGATAAGGTTGTTGAGTATATTCCAGATTATGAAAAAGAAATTCAAGAAGAGGAAGAAGAGGAAGGAAAAAGAGATTACATAAAAGTTGCTATCGTTGGAAAGCCAAACGCCGGAAAGTCCTCTTTAATAAACGCACTTTTAAATGAAGAAAGAGTTTTAGTTTCCGAGATACCCGGAACTACAAGAGATACTGTTGATATTTTGTATGAAAAGGACGGACAAAAGTTTCTGTTTTTAGACACTGCTGGAATGAGAAAAAAATCAAAAGTAGATTATGGATTAGAATTTTTTTCTGTAGGAAGAACGATAGAGGCTATAGAAAAGACTGATGTGGTTGTCCTTGTTATAGATGCAAACCAAGGGGCAACAGAGCAAGATACAAAGATAGCAGGATTAATTCAAAGAAGATACAAGCCAGCAGTAATTGTTATAAACAAAATTGACACTATGGATAAAAAAACTTTAGAAAAAGTAGAAAAACAAGTTAGAGAAAGGTTATATTTTATAAGCTATGCACCGATAGTGTTTACATCTGCAAAGACAAAAGAAGGTTTAGATGAGCTGTTGGAAAAGATTGTCTATGTTTACAATCAAGCATGGAAAAGAGTAGGTACAGGTCAGTTAAACAGAGCTATAAAACAAATACAAAATCTAAGACAACCGCCTACATATCAAGGCAAACCTTTAAAGATCTACTATGCTACGCAGCTTGAAGGTAAACCACCTGCATTTTTACTTTTTGTTAATAAAGCCGAAGGCTTCAAAGAAAATTATGTAAGATTTTTAGAAAACAATTTAAGAAAATTACTTGGATTGGAAAATGCACCGATAAAATTAATATTTAGAGGAAAAGAAGAGGAAAAAGATAAATGATAGCCTATTCATTGCAACTTAATTTAGACCTTGGAAATGTTGAAAATAACATTAAAAAAGTATTTGATATTTTAAAGTCAGATAAGATTAAATCAGAATCGTTAGTTTTGCTACCTGAGATGTTTAGCTGCGGCTTTGATAATGAAAGACTTTTAGACCATTCAAGAAAAACACCAAAAATTTATAGAGAATTACAAAAAATTTCTCATGATAAAAAACTTGTCATAGCCGGAACATTGCCCGAGAGAAAAAGAAATGATATTTACAATATGGGATTTGTAATAGATAATGGAGAGATTACAGGGAAAAGACCAAAGATAAAACTGTTTACTCCAACAGATGAGCATAAATACTTTAAAGCTGGCAAAAATATACACTTAGATATAACAGAGAGTTCAACCGGCAATCTTGGGTTTATGATATGCTTTGAGCTTAGATTTCCTAATATATCTTACAATCTAAGAAAAAAAGATGTTGAAATTATTCTTGTGCCTGCCCAATGGGGAAAGGAAAGGGCTGAGCATTTAAAAATACTATCAAGAGCACGAGCGATAGAAACTCAGTCTTATGTAATTGTATCCAATACCGTTGGCAAAATAGGAGATTTAGAATATGCAGGAAATTCTGCTATATACTCACCATGGGGAGATATTCTTGATATTGAAAGGAACGAAGAAGGTATAATTTCTGCTGAAATAGATTTAGACGAGGTCTATAAAATAAGAAGTAAAATAAAAATGGAGTTTTGAAGATGGATTACAGAAAAAGATTAAAAGAGTTGATTAGAGAAAGAGCTTTAAAAGTAGCAGATGAGCCAATTTTTAAGCTTTCTTCCGGAAAAATGAGTAATTATTACTTGGATTTAAGAACAATCACGTTAGACCCGGAGGGTGGATATTTAATCGGAAATCTAATTTATGAGATGGTAAAAGATAAAAAGCCTGACGCTTTGGGTGGTTTAACCCTTGGAGCTGATCCCATTGCATATGCTACATCTTTAATTTCTTTTATAAATAAAAATCCTATCAAGCCTTTCGTGGTAAGAAAAGAGCCAAAGGGTCATGG contains these protein-coding regions:
- a CDS encoding DUF29 domain-containing protein encodes the protein MIMKIISKEELKSLYEKDFYKWVLENVNLLKNKEFDLVDWDNVIEELESMGRSELRSVISFMAVILEHLYKYEHFRENETMRNSWVRSILSSRNQIYDLFEESPSLKNKAKEEIELAWKSAVRRLINWFKYPENKHLTDKYFGRKPTEKYFPEKCPYTFNQIIEYEPWEEKNV
- a CDS encoding homoserine dehydrogenase: MKKINIGIVGYGVVGSSVVKILDKDREIITQKSDLDINVKKVYTRNWNRKLLYPIDDSKKAKTVDEIINDKDIDIVVEVAGGIEFPYQLITQAIKNRKNIVTANKALLAEKGKDIFSLAQKYDVRVGFEAAVAGGIPIIKALREGLVANDINKIYGILNGTTNYILTSMYTEGKSFEQALKEAQEKGYAEADPTLDINGTDAAHKISILASLSFGGFVDFSQVYVEGIDKIDTLDIELGRELGYTLKLLAIAKSHGEEVEIRVNPTFLPSWHPLSKVDGVFNAVMVEGNNVGETMFYGRGAGGLPTASAVISDIVCIGKSIANNLGRDLEITSMDWKHKDLTLTKVKDFYTRYYIRFTVPDITGILAKIASVFAKYNISIAAVIQKEKVLKLQKETKEKVVPLVILTHTASENNIQLAIKEIVSNKYSVEIPVIIRVEDEE
- the pyrE gene encoding orotate phosphoribosyltransferase, encoding MDYRKRLKELIRERALKVADEPIFKLSSGKMSNYYLDLRTITLDPEGGYLIGNLIYEMVKDKKPDALGGLTLGADPIAYATSLISFINKNPIKPFVVRKEPKGHGTGKQIEGNVKPGESVFILEDVVTTAGSSLKACKVAKDFGLNILGVIALVDREEGGEENLRKEGFELISVFKVSEFLKK
- a CDS encoding 1,4-alpha-glucan branching protein domain-containing protein, whose amino-acid sequence is MKGYWMPVLHSHLPFVKHPEYEYFLEEHWLFEAITETYIPLLMRFKKLEEEGVDFRITTSITPPLAYMLSDRLLIEKYKKYLDKMLSLTEKEIKRTRASETFNKLANFYNKLFTDIKDFFYGFLNQNVLNGYRYFEEKGYIEIITCNATHGFLPLLQPEIQSVERQIELAVKTHEKFFGKKPKGIWLAECAYYDGLDSILAKHGIEYFFLDSHGLIFGKPTPRYGVFAPVYTPSKVAAFGRDPESSKQVWSAKEGYPGDPNYRDFYRDIGFDLEFDYIKDYISPDGIRVYTGIKYYRVTGDVDLAHKQPYDPDKAKEMTKVHAGHFHISREKQMEHLGKFMDRLPLIVSPYDAELFGHWWFEGPEFLYNLFKEIDKHKQFKAITPSEYLNIYPENQVIRPSPSSWGDKGYYEVWINPKNHWVYRYLHQMERDLESLKSKYNNQRVLKQLEVQLMLAQSSDWTFLITTETAQQYATNRLKEHISHFYTLKEQLEMGKIDKEYLEFLEYKYSIFG
- the der gene encoding ribosome biogenesis GTPase Der, which produces MFRVAIVGRPNVGKSSLFNRIIGQRKAIVEDIPGVTRDRIVSTAEWRGVKFEVVDTGGYITGDEDKFAPYIRKQVEKELELSDLFIFVVDGKQGLTPLDKEIANILHRTEKPVIIAVNKIDDPEKEKLAYEFYELGFENIIPISTIQKLGLAELLDKVVEYIPDYEKEIQEEEEEEGKRDYIKVAIVGKPNAGKSSLINALLNEERVLVSEIPGTTRDTVDILYEKDGQKFLFLDTAGMRKKSKVDYGLEFFSVGRTIEAIEKTDVVVLVIDANQGATEQDTKIAGLIQRRYKPAVIVINKIDTMDKKTLEKVEKQVRERLYFISYAPIVFTSAKTKEGLDELLEKIVYVYNQAWKRVGTGQLNRAIKQIQNLRQPPTYQGKPLKIYYATQLEGKPPAFLLFVNKAEGFKENYVRFLENNLRKLLGLENAPIKLIFRGKEEEKDK
- a CDS encoding thioredoxin family protein; this translates as MALMYSVDIPLGTRMPDFELKDPFGNVYKSDDLYGEKGLLVVFTCNHCPYAIAVWPRLIRLSKYAKELGINTVAINPNIHPNYPEDAPEKMIEKIEEWGIPFPYLIDETQQVAKAFKAQCTPDIYLFDKDHKLVYHGRIDDNWQDESKVTKEELKEAITNLAEGKPINPVQYPSMGCSIKWRE
- the aroD gene encoding type I 3-dehydroquinate dehydratase is translated as MFKKTPMIALPITDKDLEITLNNAKLNNIDIIELRIDQFENKELNHIKEVANKVKSYNFYTIATVRSKLEGGSDISDPERLEIFNAISEFADIIDIEYTSTSIKEKVKEITKNKGKLLLMSYHDFEKTPSEDEIQKLIDDCKIQGADIVKYAFKANTFEDVARVMCITNKNKDKNIVAISMGEIGKITRVAGFIFGSLITYTYIGQSFAPGQIEVKKLNELIEFFKGG
- a CDS encoding nitrilase-related carbon-nitrogen hydrolase, with product MIAYSLQLNLDLGNVENNIKKVFDILKSDKIKSESLVLLPEMFSCGFDNERLLDHSRKTPKIYRELQKISHDKKLVIAGTLPERKRNDIYNMGFVIDNGEITGKRPKIKLFTPTDEHKYFKAGKNIHLDITESSTGNLGFMICFELRFPNISYNLRKKDVEIILVPAQWGKERAEHLKILSRARAIETQSYVIVSNTVGKIGDLEYAGNSAIYSPWGDILDIERNEEGIISAEIDLDEVYKIRSKIKMEF
- a CDS encoding DUF29 domain-containing protein, translated to MATKTVSKEELKSLYEKDFVLWVEKNLRLLKEKQFDEVDWENLLEEIEDMGRRHLESVISFMATILEHLYKWENFRENENMGNGWIRSIINSRAKLEKLFIEIPSLKHKAPNELETAWKYAVIDLISWFKKPENTHLANKYFGREPTVIDFPEKCPYTFWQILEYEPWKKNKEE